Below is a window of Cydia strobilella chromosome 8, ilCydStro3.1, whole genome shotgun sequence DNA.
TTGTTCCTGCCCGACGTGTGGTCGGCGCAGCCTTCGCGTATCGAGTGGGCCAACGTTCAGGAGACATATAAGACCGCCTGCGACAACGCGATAAGGAACGTCGACATCGTCGCGGCGGAGGTGgcggccgcgcccgcgcccgcgcccgcgcccgcactCGCACCCGCGCCCGCACTCGCGCCTGCGCCCACGCCTGCAGCCGCAGAGCCCGAGCCGCCgtccgccgccgccgagcctGCTGTTGCATCTGCATCTGCCGCGGAGGCTGCGCCAGCGGACAAATCCAAAATTGTTTGTTCCCAGTTTTGTTTGGTTATTTCCGGCCGACTCCCGTTGCGCGATGCCTGCGCGTCCTGCTGCCCCCCGATGTCATGGAGATGCTACAAACTACATTAATCTCACATTATATTTACATTCCTTTCGTTTTACTCAATAGTTCTATAAATTTAAAGACCAATAGTCCcgtaaacttttttattttattgaaataaaaaaggaGTTCCACACACTCGATTAATATTTTACGACTATCTTGCCGACTGTTGAACTATTAAAGCCAAACATTTCTTTATACTTCTTTAACGCACCCTGGGAATGTTACAAAGCCTACAATGATTGCTCGTGTTTTAGGATACGCCAAGCCACGATGACAGTACTATAACCATAGAtgagaatgatgatgatgaggacaAGCCTGAGCCGACACATTATTCCAAGATCGATTTGAGGACCATTAAAGTTGACCAACTGCGCCAAGAGCTAAGAGCTCGTAATGTCAGCTGCAAGGGTAattatcaaataatttttttttataaattcattaaCCTTACAAGCGTACATGTAGCCTTGATATTATCGTACATATTTTCATACTTGTTAACTTAGCTGAGTTTTGaagttaatttatattatatcataGGCCTGCGTGCTCAACTGGTGTCCCGTCTTTCTAAACTAGTCAAGCAAGAAGAAGAAAAGGAAACCAAAGGCGACGAGGTGGAAGTCTTGGACGACGACACAGAAGAAAAGAAGGACAAGCCCAAACAAGACGATTCCATCGAGATACCCGATGACAAGGATGACACGCCTAAAGCGGAAAAGGAAGAAAAGAAAGAGGAAAAGACAGACAAAAAGGaggaaaaagagaaaaaaccggcgcCAAAGTCTGAGAAGGAAATTGAGCAGGAATTGAAAAGGGTAATTTTACTTGAAATTAGTAAATGTGATAATAAACGTAAATAACTGtatttctacaaaatattttaatcagATGTAGACTACATGGAATTTAAGTCCCATATGTGTATatgatggtccctatgacagcTCATTGAAGTCTCGTTTCGTCATTGTTgggcttaaattaaaaaataattcgaGAAATGTGTTTTTtcgccattttatttaaagttgtccCCTACACTTGTTTTCTAATTTgggattttttatgttatttctactccgaatcacgagctcttttgatcctaataggagaaaaaagtgtcccaaaatttccatacatttttcgatCTGTCCATTCCGTGACCGCCATACAGTCTATGGAAAATTGTAATGGAATAGAAATAAAAACCTTGGgtcactttttttctcctattaggatAGGAAGAGCTCGTATATCTAGTATTCTGTATAGCTAGTGGAACCCATTTATTTAGTGTTATTCCACGAGGCACCATTGCCAACAAAATTATTCAGTAGAGCCGAAAAACTGTAACCGGTTCACTGTTTAGTGAAGCTTTTACTACATTGTTGCATTTTGTTCCAGCTGGAGAAAGAAAGGCAGACGCTAAAGTCGCGTTACGAAGTGCCGAACGGCCCCCACATTCTCGTGCACCCGTCGACGACGGCCAAGGGCGGCAAGTTCACCTGCAACATCGCCACTCTGTCGTTCCTGCTCGACTACCGCATTACTGACAACAAGGAGCACAGCTTTGAGGTAATAATGCCTTAATTAAGTCTCCAAACAAACCAACAACAACACTAAACACACCGTCACTAACACAAAACgaataaacaacaaaaacaaagaAAGTCATAACTAGtcataaggcctagtttcttcAAATCGAAAGATCAGAATGGATGACAGTTACTtatgtaaaaaaacttaatgCCTAATGACAATTTTTGGGATATTTATataatcaaaaatataatttaaaaaatgaaacGCAACGATGGGTTATCAACTTATCATCACCGTcagttatcaaaatatttaaggaTGACAGATTATTTAATAGGCCATTGCTATTGCTAACCTTAGTTTAGTTATCTAGTTAGTTATTTGTACTGGGCATTTACCGCAAATTGACAGCCATTATGCCTATTTGTACTAAATTACAGGTTTGCACTATTCTAAATTTCTAACCAGCTCATACACGAAACCCAGCAAAGGTTTCAAGTTGCTTACAGTTCCTTTAGGGTCCGCGGAGATTCTAGGTACTTATTGacctatgttttaattattaaacaatattataaaacgtTTTTCTTTACAGCTGTTTGTGTTTGCTGAGCTCTTGAACGAGATGCTTATGCGAGATTTCGGCTTCTACATCTACAAAACGCTTTACACTTTGCCCGAAAAAGTCGAGGAAGTAAAGGAAGTCAAAGAAAAGGAGTCCAAAGAAGTTAAAGACGAAAAGAGTGCTGACAAAGCTGATAAGAAGGTATAacctaattattaatatttgcaataaaatagttttcataTACAAAACATTGCTAATGGATAatgtaatcactacatagttaAATGTAGAACATTATTCTTAATTTAAGGATGACAAAAAAGACGATGAGAAGAAAGATGACAAAAAGGAAGATAAAAAGGAagataaaaaagaagacaaaaaaGAGGATAAGAAGGAGGAAAAGGACAAAAAAGACGACCGACGCGATGACAGACGTGACGTTTCACGGCGGCGGGACCGACGGGTAAGTGTACGCatgagcaaagaggatataataggatagagcggtactgtcacagtaaatttcgtagtcacagtaaattcactgccatctatcgacacacgattaaaactaaaaatatcaaaaaatgtatttatacacggtgttacttgagccactgaaaacctgagacaccccaacagatttttttaaactcatcttgagtatatattctttaatccgataaatatgtaaaaaaaatattcgttgtttagttttcttaacaattctattcgattggtaattctacacaagatacttcgtcgttttagtgacgtcaaacaattgctagttaccatcgtaaacactgttaactgaccatttgcataccttactgcaacgagataaggtttaccaatggccagttaagggtgtggctcattgacaaataaccacggatttagattttaataaaccggatggagtacacgggccaaaaagtgtgtccacatgagaagtcaaagtgggcggttgtatctctttctaattagggtgaccataagtcatatgtatgtgggatattaggataagttggaatgtatagtttggccaagatcttttttcattcatgcataggaagtcagagagaatggatatagtttttttctcctctgtaaaacgcttcccaaaaccttacttaatttagtttagtcgttataaaagctgttagtgatgacagactgacagacggacagcggagtcttattgatagggtcccgtttttaccctttgggtacggaaccctaaaaatggtcacgtttttttcatttgtagtctgcctctttcgcactcatggtatgttcatatacgtaatggcttctcttttgcacacttcagctattctttaagcgtcatcgtagttaattgcaccatttttttttatttgccgcctttgtgtactgacggaaatgtgtgttcaacttatatagaatattatgtataaatgtgtctgtaatatttaaggattttggatttaaattttggcaattatatagctctcattacgtgcacaaataaatcatttatctatctatctatctatcaaacaaataattaaacatgccgaaataaagatatacttatttaggtaaacttatttttacattaagtaagtacgaggtaataagaactctgtaaggccgattcacatcgtgccgacatcatagtcaccctaatgagtttgacaatgttttcttgtatttttatcgtaaactttaatagttgaggcttacctgtgaaaagatataccacaatcaacaaaactttaacttctgcaacctttcacacaacatcttttacccattttatactttatttcgcaaataaatcttgagcgccgccattcatgtattttgaaaatttcattatcaagttggggataccaattaatattcaaagttactacaatgtctaccatattaaaattaatgtattttttgttgtgcacatgcttggttaaatcagttaataatattgacattataactatttacaaattacgtaaaagatatcagaaccgcactctgaatatagcacttaaataatataagaaggtatttaattttagtagttattgatataaatactaccaaaatggtatttttttaaacattggcaacatgtgcgagtgggacaccgcgacccacttttgctatctcatgtggaccgttttctctagtctggtacgaacacctttctggctcggtgataaggttcaatttagtatggcaaaaaaagtgacagctcgctcctgtttagggtataacttcatgcaaataacgtgtcaaatgctagttattgatattgttgcattacaaacttgtagactgagcatgtaaaagtaataaaaaaatacccccaTTCAAATATAGCggaatcgattctcctatcgattctgaataaactgtttttaggttttcagtgggtcatgaaacaccgtgtatatggataaatgatatttttatttgaaatatttgcattgattattttgtatattattttgacccatgttctttcactaatatgcggtaaaattggtaaataacaaacgcaaccgtcaacgccctctatacgagagtaggccaaaggtagtggcgccatctgattgagaatcaattttcgaggcacgttttttccttagactgtatccatctattacggagttatatcttttgcaTGAGTGAGGATTGTCCTGTGGAGCGTTCGGCAATTCAAGTGTTAAAGTACTCGGTGCAGAGAGCACTCTGAAGGGCATAGCgcgtatatttaaaaatataatattgttatctGCTGCTAGAGTATaaatcgctcttgcatattcgagcgatacaGAAGCATAATAACGAAATTGAGATTTTTGATTTTCGTGGTATCGTAGACGTCGCACATTCCGCCATTATCCACACAACAAGTGACAATTCGTAAATGTAATAGCAAAGGGGACTCGCCAAGTCCCAGCGATCTGTATATTGCCTGTTTACAATTGCTTACCAGAAAGTTAGAGTAGAGAATGAGAGTGTGGAATGTTCAGACGTCCGCGAGCGACGACGAGCGCAGCACTTCTCcccgccgccgcagccgcggCGTGGAGCTGCCGCCCGACCCCTACCTGCTGCTGTCGCTCGTGTACTTCGACACGGCCCGCGGCGGGCACGTCACCAAGAAGGACCTGCAGAACCTCTTCATGAGCTTAGGGCTCCAGTTGTCCCGCTCGCAGATACGCAGCGTGCTCGAGAAAGTTTGCATCAAGGACTCTTTCAGTTACAAGTGAGTTGCAGCTTGCAGCTAcagcttaagaggccgtagtcgattttggagcaaaaatgtaaaattgatagatttagtcgttaaaattatacacgttttgttacgtaatatctaaataacaagtattgatttctattatcacgtcttctcatcttgccttttaataatgaggtcgcgagcgtgcgtcaccggtaatgcatgaagagaaggggcagtttttaaaaattcatcaaaaaaatcatggtggtaaattatacaaattgatgtataagaatagtttcagcaaatgttgtagattgtttaagtatcaaaattacgttgaaattaagtcgattttcagagaaattgtcacttgttttgaagtaatttctggagaaaattgatttcgtctaactttcattaaCACTACTTCaaggtcataataataaaaatgtagtctgataaacgtcaagtacaggatatgtgtaaaacaaaattaccatgtttagcagtctaaactttacgaaatttacaaataagagcgacaaaatcagtgctttacgcgcgtttacctaaacgtccatcagaaaagcaaacattactaattgagaaagtctgttttcaaaaaatttatctgataaaaggtaagataagaagacgtgctaatagaaaccagtacttgttatttcaattaggtaacaaaaggtgtaaaatttcacggactaaatctatcaattttacatttttgcgactaaaatcgacaccggcctcttaataataatatagtttcGAGGTGGTtgcggttttttattattattattatagcctttgcttccatattattttttaatgtttgttttttgtattttttgagcaagttgttttatttgtctTTATGGATCCCTctctgggtgaaggcctcctccagttttTTCCAACTTTCTCTAGATAGATAGGATAGAGAAAGTTGGTGGTTGCGGTTTATGGTGGAGAAACATAATCTACATGAATATGAATCGGTTTTGTAGGTGTCCCGGGGGTTTATGacttatattttgtataaaatcgCCTGTAGGTATATCGAGGCCATgagacttagggtcggttgcaccacaCTGTCTGTTATCgttaaccctttataaggcataAAGGTATccgaaattatgcaaaattgaaccctatcacattgaaacaaagttcaaaatcacgtgggaaatatattcccctgccttataaaggcttaaagagtttgctaaattttattatatggaaagttttatagtaaaccgccgcggcgcgtcgggtgacgttgatcacgatcagtctgtcaagtgtggtTGTGGCAGACTCGAAGTTACTCGTGGGGTATTTATAGTGTTTTTTAAACGGGAAGGGCAGggtgacattttttttgttttcgagaaattgggggaggcctttgcccagcagtgggacacgtaaggctccaaataataatataataataatgcgtTTGTACGTTTCAGACCAATCCTGTTTCTAACAGAAATAACTTTAATCCTAATAggccaaaaaatatatatatcttcgTAGCTTAGAATTTTTCTATATTATAATAGATACAAATTTAATcaccaaaatataaaatattatcgaatttaaactgttgtgagacatactaatattaaatcattttacgggttaagtgactaaaacaagtgagtctaaaccgtaaaatgattaaataaaatattatattataaaaataaaaagataaattttAATGTCGTTGAGTTTCATTATGTAAAACGGAACTCAATTGCAATAGAGTGACTACTTTTCCACCAAATCGATTCCGCTCGTGACAAATCGCTACAGTCGCGTCCAATTGTGAAGGTTTGTTTACTTAATAAATCATCATCAATAAGTAGAATCAATTATATGGCATTTGTAGATTTAACGAGAATCGTAAAAAATCATTTCTAATTTGCATTATCTCAGCCCTATAATCACTTTTTGACAGGTGTCATTCTACCCTCCCCGTTTGAAAAAGACTAGTAGATCTATAAGTACTTGCTACATATTACACCCAATACATACCACGTCTCtactctttccgaacagactatcTGTACACACTGCAATGTCCAATGAGGTTTGAAACAAATCAAAACAGCACAGCGTGCTACGCCATTatcattattttgaaataaaattgccCACCTAATATAATTGCTTACCTGCAGGAGCCTTATCCAGTCCATCAAGGATCTGGTGGCCGGCTCACACGAAGCGATGCAAGATCTGCCCCTCGATACCGCGGTCGTTCCTCAGGAGGTGCCCCCTCACGTAAGTGGCCAAACACATTTTAACATTCTTGTTTCACCCTTTGACTGCCAAAGACTTCCACAGGCAgcttaataataatatctaCCTTCATACATTCCAATTAGGTTATGATGGCGCTTATATATAAAAGGAGTGGCGTTTAAAgtcaataatatattaaaaattaaaaactcatAATATAATTCACAGTTAAACGTCTCAACAATTTGAGCAGAAGGTAATGTTATTGCGTTGAAATGTAATGTGAATCTTTATTCTAGATCGCCGAACTAGAGGCCGCTATTGCAGCGGGTAATCGAGAGCTGCTGCCGGTCTTCAATAGACCCTCGGACGGAGAATCCGCTTCTAATAATGAAACTAAGGATGTTAGCGACAAGGGTAAATAATGCTTGTAAAAAATGtagaatgttattatttatttctagaaacccaaaaaaaattaacgacATTCATGTAAAGGTCCAAATTAAACTGGCTCGCTAACTACACGCGTCGAGTGTACCCCAAGCACTCGATACACAGGGAATTGACGCTACAGTCGCTTATACTGCTTACGTACTGCGTGTCGAATGCTTCACGCATACCCGAACCGAGGAGGCTATACTCTGAAATTCCCTTGTTAATCGTATGTTTGCGGTCAGGTGTGGTGGTGTACAAGTCGCGCGTGATCGACGTGGGCGCGCTGGTGGCCGCGGAAGCTCGCAACGCGGCGACGCGCGGGCGCCTGGAGGCCGCGCTGGAGGATGCGCGTGCGCAGCTGCGGAGCGCGCGCCAGGCCGCCGCGTCGCGCCAGCAGGCCGAGCGCGGCGCCACCGCGCAGCTCACGGAGATCCAAGACCAGCTCGCCGCCGCCAGGGCCAGGGTCACCTCGCTCCAGGTGCGTACACTCTACATGCTCTCTACTCTGGAGGCCGCGCTGGAGGATGCGCGTGCGCAGCTGCGGAGCGCGCGCCAGGCCGCCGCGTCGCGCCAGCAGGCCGAGCGCGGCGCCACCGCGCAGCTCACGGAGATCCAAGACCAGCTCGCCGCCGCCAGGGCCAGGGTCACCTCGCTCCAGGTGCGTACACTCTACATGCTCTCTACTCTGGAGGCCGCGCTGGAGGATGCGCGTGCGCAGCTGCGGAGCGCGCGCCAGGCCGCCGCGTCGCGCCAGCAGGCCGAGCGCGGCGCCACCGCGCAGCTCACGGAGATCCAAGACCAGCTCGCCGCCGCCAGGGCCAGGGTCACCTCGCTCCAGGTGCGTACACTCTACATGCTCTCTACTCTGGAGGCCGCGCTGGAGGATGCGCGTGCGCAGCTGCGGAGCGCGCGCCAGGCCGCCGCGTCGCGCCAGCAGGCCGAGCGCGGCGCCACCGCGCAGCTCACGGAGATCCAAGACCAGCTCGCCGCCGCCAGGGCCAGGGTCACCTCGCTCCAGGTGCGTACACTCTACATGCTCTCTACTCTGGAGGCCGCGCTGGAGGATGCGCGTGCGCAGCTGCGGAGCGCGCGCCAGGCCGCCGCGTCGCGCCAGCAGGCCGAGCGCGGCGCCACCGCGCAGCTCACGGAGATCCAAGACCAGCTCGCCGCCGCCAGGGCCAGGGTCACCTCGCTCCAGGTGCGTACACTCTACATGCTCTCTACTCTGGAGGCCGCGCTGGAGGATGCGCGTGCGCAGCTGCGGAGCGCGCGCCAGGCCGCCGCGTCGCGCCAGCAGGCCGAGCGCGGCGCCACCGCGCAGCTCACGGAGATCCAAGACCAGCTCGCCGCCGCCAGGGCCAGGGTCACCTCGCTCCAGGTGCGTACACTCTACATGCTCTCTACTCTGGAGGCCGCGCTGGAGGATGCGCGTGCGCAGCTGCGGAGCGCGCGCCAGGCCGCCGCGTCGCGCCAGCAGGCCGAGCGCGGCGCCACCGCGCAGCTCACGGAGATCCAAGACCAGCTCGCCGCCGCCAGGGCCAGGGTCACCTCGCTCCAGGTGCGTACACTCTACATGCTCTCTACTCTGGAGGCCGCGCTGGAGGATGCGCGTGCGCAGCTGCGGAGCGCGCGCCAGGCCGCCGCGTCGCGCCAGCAGGCCGAGCGCGGCGCCACCGCGCAGCTCACGGAGATCCAAGACCAGCTCGCCGCCGCCAGGGCCAGGGTCACCTCGCTCCAGGTGCGTACACtctacatgtcacattttcatTATTTGCAAGCAGCGGAGCGATGAGCGTTCATATACCGTAAACTGGAGTTACTTTGATTCGTGAGGTAACATTGATCATTGATCTTTAAACTAGAAGGAATTCGTTCCTGTACGCTTTCTTCATCTATTTCTGTTAAGCATGCCAACCACATCACAAAATGTTTAAGTTAGCGTTTAATAATCAACTCCCTATTCCTCAAAAATCTATGAGCAAATCAATGTAAGTCTATTTTACGGTACCCTGTTTACACTGTTATCACCCTGCCGCCGCATTTCGTTGCAAGGTGCGAAACGAATAATTTGCGTGCGGCGGCGACGGTCCGGTGATGCGGTTTGCTCCGTTTCTTCAGCTGCAAGTGCACGACGAATCTCGTTTATGAACAAAAATCCGTACGTTACTACGGAGCTGGCATACCCTTGCAGCCCGCCCCGCATCTCTGTATTCGTACAGTACAGTTTTTGCATACAAATCAAGATTCTACAGTACAAAGTGTGAGCGGagcagtgtgataaccgccttagACTTGGCCGCTAAGAGCAAGAAAAGAAGGGAAATGTTGCCTTGTTCATACTTTGCTATGGGCTCATGCTACGCCatatcataatataataaaggGAGGCTGCTGACGCCCAGACCGCCGCCGATGGGCGATTTCAAATTGCTACAATCGGGTtagccggtcgaagtatttagcagatggcgccagcgtagcttgccctgtcaatcccttagaattgtgtaaaatttgtgtttttaatggaattttatattttatgcctGGTAGCTATGATGGCACCATTTATGCAAACCTTTTACAGTTGTCAACCCCATTAACCTTACGAGATCCGTTGGCTCCCTGGGTAGCCAGCTATAATATGTAACCTATTATATGTCGCCATAGTGTATGTTATTGTATGTTGCCATATTTGTCCGGGTCTCGAAAGGTTAAGGCAACGCCTAATTTCTAACCATGGtaacaaaaaaattcaactCTGGAACAATGTATTGACTGACTAAATAATACTTTGTAATTACAGGCCAGCTCCAAGATTTTCCATTCCGCCTTGAAAAGTATCCAGTCTAAAGTAGAAGCCGTCGTGAACATCAAGTACGAGGACGACGACGTAGTCGAAGTTGTGAACGGACCGTCAAAGTACGTTGTTTTGtcaatatacagtgtggaaaaaaattttgggccctggaaggaaagtaccttaaaaccttaaataagctcattttacttaaaggaaacattattttatttttaaaaagaaacaaaactgcatttagatttttagggttccgtacccaaagggtaaaaacgggaccctattaccaaagatagatataactccgtaatagatggatacagtctaaggaaaaaacgtgcctcgaaaatcacgaaaatttgattctcgatcagatggcgccactagttttagcctactctcgtatagagggcgttgacggtttcgtttgttatttataattttaacgcatatcagtgagagaacatgggtcaaaatcatataaaaaaaattaatgcaaataaaaaaatcatttatccatatttccACAttctaacgtatttttatagatcttcatttttagttttatagtatgtcgatagatggcagtgaatttacagtggttacaaaatttactatgacagtaccgctctatcttattatatcctctttgctattactaagactccactgtccgtctgtctgtcaccaggttgtatctcatgaaccgtgatagctagacagttgcaattttcacagatcatgtatttctgttgccgctataacaacaaatactaaaaagtacgtaactcggtgggcgagtccgactcgcacttgaccgatttaattttaaattggctTTCCTCGTCCGGCAATCGAACAGTCTAAAAATTcacaaaatactaaatattcgattttatggatattttgtacgccGACGTTAAAATTTCTTTAAGAAACATCCTTGTTTCTTGgttttaacattaacatgaactgtatcgactagtggaataaaaatccggccaagtgcgagtcggactcgcgcacgaagggttccgtaccattagggaaaaaaaacagcaaaaaaatcacgtttgttgtatgggagccccatttaaatatttgttttattctgtttttagtatttgttgttatagcggcaacagaaatacattatctgtgaaaatttcaactgtctagctatcacggttcatgagataaagcctggtgacagacagacggacagcggagtcttagtaatagggtcccgtttttaccctttgggtacggaaccctaaaaagcaaacttttttttttgtttgttcgaTTCTCAGGCGatacaagcgaattaaaaaaaaccgcaaagtgcgagtcggactcgcgcaccgagggttccgtacttttttagtagttgttgttatagcggcaacagaaatacatcatctgtgaaaatttcaactgtctagctaacacggttcatgagatacagcctggtgacagacagacagacggacagcggagtcttagtaatagg
It encodes the following:
- the LOC134743562 gene encoding cell division cycle and apoptosis regulator protein 1-like, which produces MQTGSGAKNPPWARSNVNTNMTGMNTQIMDPNSMMTQQGMMPFQQTPAVFNPSMMQAQSGMSMPMAGQMQMNQMTQGQMYPGNVVAYPTPRAMNPGMYQNSSSGGTAPSSEQRVFTGTVTKTHNDFGFVDHDVFYQTSVCAKGIIPKVNDRVLVEANYNPNMPFKWNATRVQVLPKNGPGNQKQNTPKSNNYNAVPPPSGDRQSNRKDRMQRPRDNREVRDRDNRKRSRTRSRSRSRNIHDNRVNRRDSPPRKRPVIHQPSPVKYVVRVPRMPLDIEKLDVPALSQRYTNMYVPSDFFNAQVKWGETFPPQSPLSLNNPCQYYIMNKDIDNPLGNDSILEPPDADYRFSAKVMLISMPTLESFYQKCGLTKVDEKDKRSTNSKTPLHPTRLIKFLVGQKGKGGENFAIGGPWSPSLDGDNPQSDPSVLVRTAIRTCKALTGIDLSNCTQWYRMVEFYYWREGSNGKSRLECVVLFLPDVWSAQPSRIEWANVQETYKTACDNAIRNVDIVAAEVAAAPAPAPAPALAPAPALAPAPTPAAAEPEPPSAAAEPAVASASAAEAAPADKSKIDTPSHDDSTITIDENDDDEDKPEPTHYSKIDLRTIKVDQLRQELRARNVSCKGLRAQLVSRLSKLVKQEEEKETKGDEVEVLDDDTEEKKDKPKQDDSIEIPDDKDDTPKAEKEEKKEEKTDKKEEKEKKPAPKSEKEIEQELKRLEKERQTLKSRYEVPNGPHILVHPSTTAKGGKFTCNIATLSFLLDYRITDNKEHSFELFVFAELLNEMLMRDFGFYIYKTLYTLPEKVEEVKEVKEKESKEVKDEKSADKADKKDDKKDDEKKDDKKEDKKEDKKEDKKEDKKEEKDKKDDRRDDRRDVSRRRDRRTSASDDERSTSPRRRSRGVELPPDPYLLLSLVYFDTARGGHVTKKDLQNLFMSLGLQLSRSQIRSVLEKVCIKDSFSYKSLIQSIKDLVAGSHEAMQDLPLDTAVVPQEVPPHIAELEAAIAAGNRELLPVFNRPSDGESASNNETKDVSDKGVVVYKSRVIDVGALVAAEARNAATRGRLEAALEDARAQLRSARQAAASRQQAERGATAQLTEIQDQLAAARARVTSLQVRTLYMLSTLEAALEDARAQLRSARQAAASRQQAERGATAQLTEIQDQLAAARARVTSLQVRTLYMLSTLEAALEDARAQLRSARQAAASRQQAERGATAQLTEIQDQLAAARARVTSLQVRTLYMLSTLEAALEDARAQLRSARQAAASRQQAERGATAQLTEIQDQLAAARARVTSLQVRTLYMLSTLEAALEDARAQLRSARQAAASRQQAERGATAQLTEIQDQLAAARARVTSLQVRTLYMLSTLEAALEDARAQLRSARQAAASRQQAERGATAQLTEIQDQLAAARARVTSLQVRTLYMLSTLEAALEDARAQLRSARQAAASRQQAERGATAQLTEIQDQLAAARARVTSLQVRTLYMLSTLEAALEDARAQLRSARQAAASRQQAERGATAQLTEIQDQLAAARARVTSLQASSKIFHSALKSIQSKVEAVVNIKYEDDDVVEVVNGPSKYEKLPKKEEITKQEELDVKSTKEEQEIPTRTEVDSSNQEKDTNDIITTENMEIDDKE